DNA sequence from the Candidatus Omnitrophota bacterium genome:
CTTCTGAAAAATAAAGGCGTGAATTTTTTTGACAGAAACGGATGAACGCTCCGGGCGAAAACGTTTCTGAGCTCCGCATGCTTCCCCGGAAGCATTATCATTATTTTCTCTCTATACTTTATCATCTGCGGAACGGATATGCCCTCAGGGTTAGGATAAATTGTCGCCCCGTCCAGCACATAGGCCGCCCTGTCGGCCGACTTGGGCATATCCTGTCCCTTGTTTATAAAAATTTCCGCTTTTGCCCTGAGCGCTTCCCTGCTGAGAGTCAACTTTTTGCCCGTGAAAGAACTCAGGGCGGAAGCTGTTTTATCATCCGGCTCAACGCCTAAACCCCCAACACTTATTATCAGATCCGCGCGGGGAAAAATGAATTCCAGCAGATCTTTTATCCCATCTTCACCGCTTTCCGCGGTGTGGAATTCCACCTCACACCCCAGATCGTTTAATTCAGCGTCCAGATAGGAAACATCCTTGCCTGAGCGGGCGCGGACAAGCTCACTGCCCATAAATATAACTGCCGCTTTTTTCATATTATATTTCTCCTTTCGGGGCGGAACGGATCCGGCCCCGGTCAATTATCTTTTTTACTTTCAACAAAAACGCGGAAAGGTATTTTAAAAATTCTCTCCACAATACCGGTCAGCGGCCCCGTTATCGTCTTGGCCGGCATCACGCTGGTGCGCGGCGAGGAAAGGGGGCCTTTCACTTTCACAAAGACCGGCAGAAGCGACTTTTTCTCGCCCAGCAGCACATAACCCACAAGAGGTATTTTTGAGATCACATCGTTAACGAACCTCTGCGCCTGAAAACCGACAACAATATCAATCGTATTTTTGTCTATATCAACATCCCCGTAAACGCTGGTGCGGGAATGTTCGTTTTCTATGAGTACATCGTTCGCGTGTATAACAGCGCCCTTCTTCACTATTTCGCCGCGTACGGATTTCACCGGAAAACTCCCCGAATACGAGGGGAAACGGCCGGTCAGATACTTAAAGACATCCATTGTCTGAAGAATATTATAAAGCAATGAGAGTTTGGAGAATTCACCGCTGCCTTCTGTCAGCAGAACCCGCGCGTTGCAGGATTTGAGACGGCTGAATTCGCCGTCACATTCGACATTCCCCGCGAGAACCCCCTTAAACAGCTTTTCATTTATCCTGAAACCCGCGACCTGGCCTTTCATCCGGAAATCCCTGAGTGTCAGGCGCCCGGAGGCTTCAACCGCAACAGAGGGATGTTGTATAAATATGTTTTCCAGCCTCAGTCCCCCTTCATCGAGTGAGCCGGCGGCGGAGAAGCGCGTGTTTTGCCCTTTGATTTCGGCGAAAAACCTGTTCACGTCAAAATATATCTGCCCCGTGCCGCCGAAGCCGCCGTAAAACGCATCACGCAGAAAGAGATTCCCCCGCAGGCTGTTCCTGTCGGCGAAATTTCCCTCATACACGATATCAGAGCCGAGGTGTCCGCCAGCCTCCCCTTTAACGCCCAAAATACTCAAAACATCCCCCGCGGGGAGTTCGCTGTTTTTAGCGGCGATTTTCCAGCCGTTCAGATAACGCGCGTGAGCCGTAAAAGGACGCGCACCAAAACCCGAGATCAGAGTTATTGCCGTGCCTTCTCCGCTTAAATTTATCACGAGCGAGGCGTTGGAAAACCGGAACATTCTCCCTGAATCTTCATCAAAGAAAGACGCCTTGCCGTAATTGAAACCTATATGGCCGACGGAAAATTTGTATCTGTCCTTGGCCGGGGCGCGCGGCGCGGTCACGGATTTTATCAGCGCTCTTATGTTAAAACCTTTCTTACCCCGGGCAATCCTGATATCGGGGCCGTTGAAGACGATTTCGCTGAAAAAAATCCTCTTGTCCCGTATTTCCGAAACATCGCATTTGATGACAGCGTTATCGGCGCTGAGAAATTCTCCCGACCCAGACGAAGCGCTCGGCGCGATACAGACTATCCTGCCCGCCGGAGTTATATAAATGAAAGCGGTTTTCACGTCACTCGCCAGATATGCTGAAAGCGCGCGCAGAACATAAGGCTTTAAAGTCAGATTCAGCAGAACCATCGCCAGTGATAAAAAAAGCACAGCGGCGCCTATGAGTGTGGCTATGAAATCAAGCAGTCTTTTAAAAGTGATTTTCAAAAATTTATTTCTTTCCAGGCTTGAACCGGGCACTTGCTTCCGGCGGTTAAAAGCTGAGCGGGATCTTTCAGTATATCTTCTATCACCACCGGCAGATTCTCTTTTATTTCCACAACGCCGTCGGGATTGAATTTTTTAGCCGCGCAGATACCGCAGGCAAAACAGCCGTTTTTACAGTAATTCCGCACTTCCGCTTTCTCGGTGCTGCTGCATGAGACATAATATCTGCGGGCGGCCGGTATCAGCTCGATCAGTCCTCTGGGGCAGGCTTTAACGCACAAGCCGCAGCCGGTGCATTTTGAATGATCCACCTCGGCAATACCCTTTGAGCCGACCTTGATTGCCCCCTGTGGACAAGCCTTTTCGCAATCGCCCAAGCCGAGGCAGCCCCATGAACATTCCAGGAAACCCCCTGTCACAAGCGAGGCGGCTTCGCAGGTGGGCACCCCTTTATACGGGAATTTAACAGCACTGCCGCCGGCACATCTGATGACGGCGACTTTTTTCTCAGGAGACGAGACAGATGAAAAAATAGTCTTCAAAAATTTTATGCTCTCTTCATCCGCCGAAGAACATTTGCCTACAGGAGCCGCGCCTTCCACAACAGCCTTAGCGTAGGCGGCGCAGGAAGAAAATCCGCAGGCGCCGCAATTCAATCCCGGCAGGGCCTTTTCCACCAGCGCGACTTTAGGATCCTCTTTCACCTCGAGCAACATATCGGAAACGGCTAAAAACAAAGCGAATGCGAAGCCTGCGGCACCGAGTAAAACAGGCGCCGCGAAAATTCCCTCAGTTATAATCATTTCATCATTCCCGAAAACCCCATAAAGACAAGAGCCAGGCACCCTGCGGTTATAAGCGCTATGCCGGCCCCCCTGAATGGCGCCGGTATATCGGCGCTGTCCAGCCGCACCCTGATCCCCGCCATTATCAGAAGGGCCATCAAAAATCCGGTTCCCGCGCCGACGGCGTAAAAAAGGCTTTCTATAAAATCATAATCCTTTATCACCATAAACAGCGTCAACCCGAGGATGGCGCAGTTGGTAGTGATCAGCGGAAGATAAATACCAAGCCCTTGATAGAGAGGGGGAATGAATTTCTTCAGAAACATTTCAACAAACTGCACAAGGCTGGCTATAACGAGTATGAAGGCCACATTCTGAAGATATTGCAGATTGTAGGGCATAAGTATTTTATGATAGATCCCCCATGTCGCCGCTGAGGCCAGGACCATAACGAAAATCACGGCGAAACCCATTCCCGAAGCTTTTTTCAGATCCGTCGAAACGCCGAGGAAAGGGCAGATACCGAGAAAATAACTGAGGATAAAATTGTTGACTACCGCCGCGCCGATGAAAATCAGTATATAATTCATTGTGAAATGGTGCCAGGGGTTGGACCGCCTTCGCGGCGGACATTCTGCCCCGCACCGGCGGATGCTGAAAGCGCTTCGTCTGCCGCTGAAAGTCTGCCGTGGCGGATGGCGGATGCGCCGTGGCGTGAAACATTTCGATACTTATCGCGCCTGAGTGATTTATCAGATGACATATTCAGGCGGAACAAATTCTTTTTTTTATCGTTTTTCATTTTTTGATATTTTAATGGCCTGATGCGCTCCGACCAGAAGGCCCAGTGTTATAAAAGCCCCCGCCGGCAGTATCATAACAAGGAACTGCGGGAAGAATCCGGGCACGGCCTTGGCCCCTAAAAAAGTGCCGGAACCCAGGATCTCCCTGATCGCGCCCATGACGCACAGAACCAGAGTAAAACCCGTTCCCATACCCAGCGCGTCCAGCATGGATCGGACAAGGCCGTGACGCGAAGCAAAAGCTTCAGCGCGGCCGAGTATTATGCAGTTGACGACGATGAGAGGAATGAAGGGACCAAGCTCACGGCTCATTTCAAAGAAATTGGCTTTGAGAAAAATATCGGCGATGGTAACGAATGTCGCGATCACCACTATGTAAGAGGCTATCCTCACCTGATGGGGCACGGCTTTTCTTATGAGTGAGATTATGACATTACTGAAGAAAAGCACGAATATAACGCTCAAGCCCATGGTGAGGGCATTGATAACATTCGTCGTCACCGCGAGCGTCGGGCACAAACCGAGCAGATAACAGAGTATCGGGTTTTTCTCGAATATGCCTTTTAAAAAATCTTTCATCAGCGGATCACCGCCTTCATTTTCATCATCTTTTCATTTATCATTTTTACAACAGCGCGGGAAGATATGGTCGCTCCGGTGACGGCCTGTATGTCGTATTTTTCACGCGGAGCCGTCTTCACAATGCTGAACGGGGCATTTTTCCCGTTAAACTGTTTTAAGAATTTATCTTTTGTCACTTCCGCGCCGAGCCCCGGGGTCTCCAGGCATTTCAGTATTATTATCCCCTTGATGCGATCCATGTTTTTGCCCACGCCCACGACGGCCCTGATCTCGTCCTGAAAACCCATGATGGACGCCTCAAAGGCATATCCGGCCGAGCCGGCCTGCCAATATTCTTCACCGTCGAGCGAAAGAGCGCTTATCTCTTCTCCCGGAAAAAGCTCTTCAACGGCTTCTGTTTTAGCGCGTTTTTCATTTTCGTCAATCTTTTTTGACGATTTTTCCCACACGAATGAGAGGATGAGGCCGCTGGCGAAACACAGGCAGAGAAGGAACAAACTTATTTTTACGATTTTTTTCATCTATTCCTCTCCCTCTTTACGGAATTATTTTCGCCGAAGGACTCTTTCGCCGGAATTTTTTCAAGCAGCGGCGCGAGCGCGTTCATAATGAGCACGGAAAACATAACGCCTTCGGGGAAACCGCTGAAATATCTCAGGAGCATCGTGAAAAATCCGCAGCCGGCGCCGAAAATAACCCTCCCCCTGAAATTGGCCGGCATCGTCACCGGATCCGTAGCCATGAAAAAAGCCCCCAGCATCAGGCCGCCCGAAAATAAATGAAAAACAGGACTGCCGTAGGATTCGCCAGCGAAAAAATAAAACAAAGAGGAAATAGACCCCACCGCCGCAAGGTAAAACAGCGGCACCCTGTAATCAATGATTTTTCGGATGAGAAGATATGCTCCCCCCAGCAGCAGAAGGACAGCGGATGTTTCGCCCACACTGCCCGGGCAGTTACCCATCAGGATCTTTCCGGTCTCCCATATTTCTCCCGAAAATTTCCATGCGCCCAGAGGCGTCGCCGTCGTGAGAGCATCCAGCGGGGATATCCAGGAGGTCATGGCGGCGGGAAAAGCGGCCATGAGAAAGGCCCTGCCGAGAAGCGCGGGATTGAAAATGTTCGCCCCCAGACCGCCGTAAAAATGTTTGCCGAACACCATGCCGAAGATAATGCCGTACGCGGCGTAGGAAAGAGGTAGCGACGGGGGTAAAGTCATGGCGAAAAGAAGGCCTGACACAAGGGCGCTTCCGTCATTTATGAAAGTTTTTTTGCGTATCCTGATAAAGGCATATTCCGACGCGTAGGCGAAAAAAATAGAGACGGTATAAAGAAGAGCGGCTCTTTTGCCCCAAAGATAGAAGGAGTAGGCCATGGCCGGGGCGAGGGCGATAACAACATTCCGCATAACGGAGGGCACATCAGTAGCGGAAAAATCATGCGGTGAGAGCGATACTTTAAATTCTCTTTTCATTTTTTGCCTTTTGAGACACAGCGGTCAGATAAAGCCCGGCTGATATCACGAGGATGATAGCAATAATCTGCATTATTGTTAAACCCGAAAAAGCGGTGATCGAGTCCCCTCTGATGAATTCCATGAAAAATCTTGTTATGCCGTAACCCGCCAGATAGGCCGCGCCGCGCAGGCCTGTTTTCTTCAGCGGCAGTCTGATTATAAGGAGAAAGAGCAGGAAATTGAGCAAACTCTCATAGATCTGGACGGGATGAAGGCCCGCGCCCAGCGGCGCCAGTGACGCGGGATCTGTGAAAGTGACGCCCGGCAGAGTCCCGCAGGAACTGCCGTAACAGCATCCGGCCAGAAAACAGCCAATCCTGCCTATGGCCTGGCCCAGGATCATGGGCGCGGCGAAATAATCGCAGAACTCGGCAAAAGGTATTTTTTCTTTCCGCGAAAAATAAAAGAGCGCCAGAAAACCGCCGATGATCCCGCCTCCCACGGCGAGCCCCCCGTGCCAGACATAAAAAAATTCAAGGGGATTGTCCGCCAGAGCCCCGAAATCCCAGAAAACAAAATGAAACAAACGCGCCATGACAAAACCGCAAAGCAGCGAATAAAAAACAATATCCTCAAGACGCCGCGCGGCAATACGGCCGGCGAATTCTTTTTTGAGCACGAACCACGCCGCCACAACTGCGATAAAAACCATCAGCCCGTAAGAATGCAGCGTAACGGGACCTATGCTCAGTATGCGGGGAAACACAGGAGCTCCGGAAAAGATTTTTTCATGGATTTAATATAACATATTCCCGCTCAATAAATAAAGCCTTAAACACGGGGGCAGGCTGATTTTTGTCTTGTAAAAACTGTCCGTCCCTTTTAGGCCCTGGCTACCGCAAAACCTCAGCATGCCAATTCAAAACCTGACTTCGAATTAGCAATTTAAAACCGGGAAGCTATTATAAAAGCGAATCTATTTTTGCCGTCAGCGCTTCTTTGGGGACAGCCCCTATAAGCTGGTCAACCAGTTCGCCGTTTTTGAAAAAACCTATAAAGGGTATGCTGCTGACACGGTATTTCGCGGCCGTCTGGCCGGCTTCGTCAACATTGAGTTTACAGACCTTGACCCTGCCCTCATATTCACCCGAGACCTCTTCAACGACCGGAGCTATCATCCTGCACGGGCCGCACCAGTCAGCGTAAAAATCCACCATAACCGGTATATCCGCTTTAACAACTTCCTGCTCAAAATTAGAATCATTCACAATGATCATAACTATTACCTCCTGATAGAATCCCCCAACCACATTATTTAACCCGATGCTGGTTTTGATGCTCTCTGAACACAAAAGGATTCAGCCGTTAAAGAACAGGACGCGCGCTGAAACTCAAAACAGCCTTACTCAAAAGAGCGCCGGCCCTCCAGCGCTTCTTTCAGCGTGTGGGCATTGACATAGATTATCTCCGACCCCTCCGACAGGCCGTGGGCGGGATGACTGATCTTGATATCTCCAAAACGCCGGGCGATCTCGTTGTATATGTACCGGGCTGTGGCAATGCCTTTCCTGTTGAGATTTGTCGCCAGTATCACTTCTTTTACCGCGCCCGATTCCAGTCTTTTAAAAAGAGACTCTATGTTTAAATTTTCCGGAAGGATTTTGTTGAGAGGATCTATTCTGCCACCGAGTATGTGATACATCCCGTTAAAACCGGCGTCTTCAACCACAGACACATCCATCACTTCCTCAACAACGCAAATAATGGAAGTGTCTCTTTCCTTATCCGCGCATATATCGCAGACATCTTCAGATGAATAGTTGCCGCAGACAGAACAGACCCTGATCGATTCTTCTGCTTCCCTGAGTTCGTCAAGCAGTTTTTTTCTTGATTCGGGGGGAAGTTTTATAAAATCCGAGGCTAATTTGGCCGCGAATTTAGGGGTGACCGAGGGGAGCGCGTAAAAGGCCTCTTTAAGCCTTTCCACGCAGAAATAAAAATTACTCATCCTCCCGGCCTTCCAGCTCGCCTCCGGCCAGCGTGTGCAGCTTGGCTATGATAGGCTCCTCTATTTCAAGCTGCTTGGCCTCTGTGATCTTTTCTTCCGGGGTGGCAGGATCTTCCTTTTCGTTCATGACAATGGTCACGTCTATGCTCATACCTTTGTGTCCCTTCGCGGCAAGCGCCTCTTCCATAACTTCGCTGTTGGCCAGCAGGCGTTTCGCGTGCACCTCGTTTTCGCCGGAAAAACGGCAGCAGAGTTTTCTGCCGTCAACGATGATTTCCTCTGCAAAATCAAATATCTTTCCCGCAGGGCCACACTCTCCTTTCAGCAGCTTGACCAGATCCGCGGCGCTCTTGTCAGATGGGGGGAGAGAGACCGCCGGTTTAGTGGCAGCCGCCAGTGTTTTTACGCTCGTTGCCGCGGGAGATTCAGGATCCCCGCCGGAAGAGGTTGCCAGCTCTATAACTTTGCCTATGGGCACAAAATCCGAGGTTATCTTATAAAAAGCCAGCTCCAGCAGAATTTTCGGATACTCTGACCATTTCATTTTCTGCTCGGCGGAGCACAGGCTTTCAAGCATCCAGTAAACACGGTCCGGATCTTTAAAGCCGTCACCGGCCCGGCCGCTCAAAAGCTCCGCCAGAACCCTGCGCAGGGCCGTTATGAGCTGCCTTGTGAACTGCTGAAGGCTGAAGCCCTTGCTGTAAATCTCGCCTACCAGCGCGAAGGCCGACTTTGTGTCGCCGGACGCTATAGCCGAAAGAGTTTCTTTTATTTTCGCGCTTTCCACAAGACCGAGGATGAATTCCACATCTTCCCTTTCTATTGTTTTTCCTGAAGCGGAGGAGATAACCTGCTCAAGAATACTCTCGGCGTCTCTTATGGAGCCGCCCGCCTCCTCGCATATGGCTTCCAGAGCGCCGTCGGAAACCGGCACTTTTTCGCTGACGCATATTTTTTTGAGGACACCCATCACCTCGGCCTGATTCACAAGAACGAATTTAAAATGCTGGCATCTCGAAAGAATCGTCACGGGAAGTTTTTCCGGCTCGGTTGTGGCAAGAACGAAAATGATATAGGGCGGCGGCTCTTCCAGCGTTTTCAGGAACGCGTTAAAAGCGTCTTTTGTTATCTGATGCGCCTCGTCGATAACATAAACTTTGTAGCGCGATGATGACGGGGCAAAAGCGGCGTTCTCGCGGAGCTCTCTTATATTCTCAATGCCCCTGTTGGAAGCCGCGTCTATCTCTATGATATCCATTGAATTCCCGGCCTGAATCGCTTTGCATGAAACGCATTTATTACAGGGTTCGCTCGAGGGATACTCCGCGCAGTTAACCGCCTTGGCGAGGATCCGCGCGGCGGTTGTCTTCCCCACTCCGCGGGGGCCGGAAAAAACATAGGCGTGCGCCAGCTTTTCTTTGATGATGGCGTTTCCGAGCGTCACCGTCACCTGCCCCTGGCCTATGATCTCAGAGAATTTCGCCGGACGGTATTTTCTCGCGATAACTAAATGTGCCATGATGTATTCTAATTTAATTGAAAAACGATGTCAAAATCATCTTTCGATTTTCCTCATTTCCTCCGGCAGACGCATAGGCTTCATATCCTTCCCGACGCACACAAGCAGCGTTTTGCCTTTGACAATGCTTCTGAGCGACGCTTTTTCCTTTATTTCATATAACAGCTCTATTGATGCACCCGTCGATTTGCCGGCTTGCACTTCAACAATGACAGTCTCTCCGTAGCGCGCGGGGCTTATATAATCTATCTCGGCGCGGCGGACAAGAAAAAAGATAC
Encoded proteins:
- a CDS encoding 4Fe-4S dicluster domain-containing protein; protein product: MIITEGIFAAPVLLGAAGFAFALFLAVSDMLLEVKEDPKVALVEKALPGLNCGACGFSSCAAYAKAVVEGAAPVGKCSSADEESIKFLKTIFSSVSSPEKKVAVIRCAGGSAVKFPYKGVPTCEAASLVTGGFLECSWGCLGLGDCEKACPQGAIKVGSKGIAEVDHSKCTGCGLCVKACPRGLIELIPAARRYYVSCSSTEKAEVRNYCKNGCFACGICAAKKFNPDGVVEIKENLPVVIEDILKDPAQLLTAGSKCPVQAWKEINF
- a CDS encoding electron transport complex protein RnfA, yielding MNYILIFIGAAVVNNFILSYFLGICPFLGVSTDLKKASGMGFAVIFVMVLASAATWGIYHKILMPYNLQYLQNVAFILVIASLVQFVEMFLKKFIPPLYQGLGIYLPLITTNCAILGLTLFMVIKDYDFIESLFYAVGAGTGFLMALLIMAGIRVRLDSADIPAPFRGAGIALITAGCLALVFMGFSGMMK
- a CDS encoding electron transport complex subunit E, producing the protein MKDFLKGIFEKNPILCYLLGLCPTLAVTTNVINALTMGLSVIFVLFFSNVIISLIRKAVPHQVRIASYIVVIATFVTIADIFLKANFFEMSRELGPFIPLIVVNCIILGRAEAFASRHGLVRSMLDALGMGTGFTLVLCVMGAIREILGSGTFLGAKAVPGFFPQFLVMILPAGAFITLGLLVGAHQAIKISKNEKR
- a CDS encoding FMN-binding protein, which encodes MKKIVKISLFLLCLCFASGLILSFVWEKSSKKIDENEKRAKTEAVEELFPGEEISALSLDGEEYWQAGSAGYAFEASIMGFQDEIRAVVGVGKNMDRIKGIIILKCLETPGLGAEVTKDKFLKQFNGKNAPFSIVKTAPREKYDIQAVTGATISSRAVVKMINEKMMKMKAVIR
- a CDS encoding RnfABCDGE type electron transport complex subunit D — encoded protein: MKREFKVSLSPHDFSATDVPSVMRNVVIALAPAMAYSFYLWGKRAALLYTVSIFFAYASEYAFIRIRKKTFINDGSALVSGLLFAMTLPPSLPLSYAAYGIIFGMVFGKHFYGGLGANIFNPALLGRAFLMAAFPAAMTSWISPLDALTTATPLGAWKFSGEIWETGKILMGNCPGSVGETSAVLLLLGGAYLLIRKIIDYRVPLFYLAAVGSISSLFYFFAGESYGSPVFHLFSGGLMLGAFFMATDPVTMPANFRGRVIFGAGCGFFTMLLRYFSGFPEGVMFSVLIMNALAPLLEKIPAKESFGENNSVKRERNR
- the lgt gene encoding prolipoprotein diacylglyceryl transferase yields the protein MHEKIFSGAPVFPRILSIGPVTLHSYGLMVFIAVVAAWFVLKKEFAGRIAARRLEDIVFYSLLCGFVMARLFHFVFWDFGALADNPLEFFYVWHGGLAVGGGIIGGFLALFYFSRKEKIPFAEFCDYFAAPMILGQAIGRIGCFLAGCCYGSSCGTLPGVTFTDPASLAPLGAGLHPVQIYESLLNFLLFLLIIRLPLKKTGLRGAAYLAGYGITRFFMEFIRGDSITAFSGLTIMQIIAIILVISAGLYLTAVSQKAKNEKRI
- the trxA gene encoding thioredoxin, whose amino-acid sequence is MIIVNDSNFEQEVVKADIPVMVDFYADWCGPCRMIAPVVEEVSGEYEGRVKVCKLNVDEAGQTAAKYRVSSIPFIGFFKNGELVDQLIGAVPKEALTAKIDSLL
- the recR gene encoding recombination protein RecR, producing the protein MSNFYFCVERLKEAFYALPSVTPKFAAKLASDFIKLPPESRKKLLDELREAEESIRVCSVCGNYSSEDVCDICADKERDTSIICVVEEVMDVSVVEDAGFNGMYHILGGRIDPLNKILPENLNIESLFKRLESGAVKEVILATNLNRKGIATARYIYNEIARRFGDIKISHPAHGLSEGSEIIYVNAHTLKEALEGRRSFE
- the dnaX gene encoding DNA polymerase III subunit gamma/tau, giving the protein MAHLVIARKYRPAKFSEIIGQGQVTVTLGNAIIKEKLAHAYVFSGPRGVGKTTAARILAKAVNCAEYPSSEPCNKCVSCKAIQAGNSMDIIEIDAASNRGIENIRELRENAAFAPSSSRYKVYVIDEAHQITKDAFNAFLKTLEEPPPYIIFVLATTEPEKLPVTILSRCQHFKFVLVNQAEVMGVLKKICVSEKVPVSDGALEAICEEAGGSIRDAESILEQVISSASGKTIEREDVEFILGLVESAKIKETLSAIASGDTKSAFALVGEIYSKGFSLQQFTRQLITALRRVLAELLSGRAGDGFKDPDRVYWMLESLCSAEQKMKWSEYPKILLELAFYKITSDFVPIGKVIELATSSGGDPESPAATSVKTLAAATKPAVSLPPSDKSAADLVKLLKGECGPAGKIFDFAEEIIVDGRKLCCRFSGENEVHAKRLLANSEVMEEALAAKGHKGMSIDVTIVMNEKEDPATPEEKITEAKQLEIEEPIIAKLHTLAGGELEGREDE
- a CDS encoding YbgC/FadM family acyl-CoA thioesterase codes for the protein MEIKIYYQDTDCGGVVYYANYLTYFERARTEFLRERGADIGELMERGIFFLVRRAEIDYISPARYGETVIVEVQAGKSTGASIELLYEIKEKASLRSIVKGKTLLVCVGKDMKPMRLPEEMRKIER